The Planctomicrobium piriforme genome has a segment encoding these proteins:
- a CDS encoding EF-hand domain-containing protein — translation MTDRVAIGPIEAIRGAVVAPLRRNCWFLFLSAFLGVTANLLADEANSTRQLQAAFQAVDQSRNGTLSREEFLAQKGNQKVLERDFALFDFDKDGELTYDEFAAIPGAVPVWDRGSIPDPFDDLLDQAVAAMDVTYANWDRTPNRMIAAPNFARDFMSSLSPLSPQLLTTELIKQADENGDQQTSRTEARRFLEIQLGIRAADGQLLRQPNGRVVSLMRFYYFDINRDGAVDLAEFTERSGAAKPAEEFAKGDRNGNGKINLEEYSQVEWNGYDDFVQLFRNADRNLDGLLNAEEIKASLPAYRQTLAPLVLPTFDVDHDGQLSLFEYQLSIIGNRYCGWEVFPKDLNRDEKMSFEEFKFDHCTCHLLRRLYFYRFDTDGNGHLSNEEYPFILRMPNTLQMIKTDGSERHELLVSREFPSCGSPAVSPDGEWIAFDGYRGGESLANGQVLMIDRQGGRFRALCPGLMPTWSKDGKQLACSRQTNPSSVWIINADGTDHKKIDNGWGAQWSPDGKTISYIRGKLLMAYDVESEKVRTVLTGDQHPYSYLYYNMGWSPDSERLAFKADKPNSYELVSVKMTGDDPDLKVHWSSPTSFDADLTWTPDGKKVLFGWTAPNHKHGMLHELELTPNAVPQVVKGVNPEWTSLSAYFTPDGEWFVVVTVN, via the coding sequence ATGACAGATCGCGTCGCTATCGGGCCGATTGAAGCCATCCGTGGGGCTGTGGTCGCGCCGCTTCGCCGGAACTGTTGGTTTCTATTTCTTTCCGCGTTTCTGGGCGTCACTGCAAACTTGCTGGCAGATGAAGCCAACTCAACGCGTCAGCTTCAGGCTGCCTTTCAAGCTGTGGATCAAAGCCGAAATGGTACGTTGAGTCGAGAAGAATTTCTGGCACAGAAGGGAAACCAGAAGGTTCTGGAGCGGGATTTTGCGCTGTTCGATTTCGACAAGGACGGCGAGCTGACGTACGACGAATTCGCCGCGATCCCGGGTGCTGTTCCCGTTTGGGATCGCGGCAGTATCCCGGATCCTTTTGACGACCTGCTGGATCAAGCAGTGGCCGCCATGGATGTGACCTACGCGAACTGGGACCGAACACCGAATCGCATGATTGCGGCTCCTAATTTCGCCAGGGATTTTATGAGTTCGCTCTCGCCGCTCTCACCGCAGCTTCTGACCACCGAGTTGATCAAGCAGGCGGATGAAAATGGAGATCAACAAACCTCCCGGACCGAAGCGCGCCGCTTTCTTGAAATCCAACTTGGGATACGTGCTGCAGATGGGCAATTGCTGCGTCAGCCGAACGGGCGGGTCGTCAGCCTGATGCGGTTTTATTATTTCGACATCAATCGCGACGGAGCGGTCGATCTTGCCGAGTTCACGGAACGCTCAGGCGCCGCCAAGCCGGCAGAAGAGTTTGCAAAAGGAGATCGTAATGGCAACGGCAAAATCAACCTCGAAGAGTACAGCCAGGTCGAATGGAATGGCTATGACGATTTCGTCCAACTGTTCCGGAACGCAGACCGGAATCTGGACGGATTGCTGAACGCAGAAGAAATCAAGGCATCGCTTCCCGCCTATCGGCAAACTCTGGCGCCTCTTGTATTGCCGACGTTCGACGTCGATCACGACGGCCAGCTTTCTCTGTTCGAGTATCAGCTGTCAATCATTGGAAACCGTTACTGTGGCTGGGAGGTCTTTCCGAAAGATCTCAACCGCGATGAAAAAATGTCGTTCGAGGAGTTCAAGTTCGACCATTGCACCTGTCATCTGCTGCGCCGTCTGTACTTTTATCGCTTCGACACCGATGGCAACGGTCATTTGAGCAACGAAGAATACCCGTTCATTCTGCGCATGCCGAACACTCTGCAAATGATCAAGACAGACGGCAGCGAAAGGCATGAATTGCTCGTCAGCCGTGAGTTCCCGAGTTGTGGGTCCCCGGCGGTGTCGCCCGATGGGGAATGGATCGCATTTGACGGCTATCGTGGCGGCGAATCGTTGGCGAATGGGCAGGTGCTCATGATCGATCGGCAAGGGGGTCGATTTCGGGCTCTATGTCCCGGCTTGATGCCCACCTGGTCAAAGGACGGAAAGCAGCTCGCCTGCTCACGCCAGACTAACCCCAGTTCGGTGTGGATCATTAACGCAGACGGCACGGATCACAAAAAGATCGACAACGGCTGGGGAGCGCAATGGTCGCCGGATGGGAAAACGATCTCGTACATTCGTGGAAAATTATTGATGGCCTACGATGTCGAATCGGAAAAGGTCCGCACGGTCCTTACTGGCGATCAACATCCCTACAGTTATCTGTATTACAATATGGGATGGTCGCCCGACAGCGAACGCTTGGCCTTCAAAGCAGACAAACCAAACAGCTATGAACTCGTCAGCGTAAAAATGACCGGAGACGACCCTGACCTGAAAGTCCACTGGTCGTCGCCCACTTCATTTGATGCCGATCTGACATGGACGCCCGACGGCAAGAAGGTGCTGTTTGGCTGGACCGCCCCCAACCACAAGCATGGCATGCTCCATGAACTCGAACTGACTCCGAACGCAGTGCCTCAAGTTGTCAAAGGCGTCAATCCCGAATGGACGTCTCTCAGCGCTTATTTCACGCCTGATGGTGAATGGTTTGTCGTGGTCACCGTCAATTGA
- a CDS encoding DUF58 domain-containing protein, with protein MHPDGGRRSFLDPAVLSRLGAVPLFSRRPMLGNVSGVHSSPHRGASVEFAEYRRYVPGDDPRRMDWRAYGRSDRFYVKEFEADTNLRCCLILDTSGSMDFGSGDVTKIEYARRLAGSLAYLAVQQGDAVGVSCIAESIVRTVPPRRTPSHLRGVFDILEQARPRGETQLVPRLHELAETIRQRALVVIISDLFVEPSTLRSAFDHLRFRKHDVAVFHLLDPLELEFRFQRPMRFLDMEGGPAIFAEPNEIFDRYQQALQDYLASVKTMTQDSAIDYQRVRIDENYEQVLLRFLIARTRARGGR; from the coding sequence ATGCATCCGGATGGCGGTCGTCGCAGTTTTCTTGATCCGGCTGTTCTTTCCCGGCTGGGGGCCGTCCCCCTGTTTTCACGTCGCCCGATGCTGGGAAACGTGTCAGGCGTCCATTCCAGTCCGCATCGCGGGGCCAGCGTCGAATTCGCCGAGTATCGGCGTTATGTGCCTGGCGACGATCCACGTCGCATGGACTGGCGCGCCTACGGGCGATCGGACCGCTTTTATGTGAAAGAATTTGAAGCCGACACCAATCTCCGCTGCTGTCTGATTCTCGACACCAGCGGATCGATGGACTTCGGTTCCGGCGACGTCACCAAAATCGAATATGCGCGACGCCTGGCCGGCTCGCTGGCGTATCTGGCCGTCCAGCAGGGTGACGCGGTGGGGGTCTCGTGCATCGCGGAATCGATCGTCCGCACCGTCCCGCCGCGACGGACTCCATCGCATCTCCGCGGAGTATTCGACATTCTGGAACAGGCTCGCCCGCGCGGCGAAACGCAACTCGTCCCGCGACTGCATGAACTGGCCGAAACGATCCGCCAGCGAGCCCTGGTTGTGATTATTTCGGACCTGTTCGTCGAACCATCCACGCTGCGTTCCGCTTTCGATCATCTCCGGTTTCGCAAACATGATGTTGCTGTGTTTCATCTGCTCGATCCGCTCGAACTCGAATTCCGCTTCCAGCGGCCCATGCGATTTCTCGACATGGAAGGGGGGCCGGCGATCTTCGCGGAACCCAACGAAATTTTCGATCGCTACCAGCAGGCGCTGCAGGACTATCTGGCGAGCGTCAAAACCATGACCCAAGACTCCGCAATCGACTATCAACGCGTGCGGATCGACGAAAATTACGAACAGGTGCTGTTGCGATTCCTGATTGCCCGAACCCGCGCGCGGGGGGGCCGATGA
- a CDS encoding prenyltransferase/squalene oxidase repeat-containing protein gives MPQLYSKRAFLQTSLTLLAPVAASLWRGQCSYAQPGEFGTGDAIPRDVREMYDRGLQFLVKSQQENGSWIDQQGGAAGTGMAIMCFLASGEDPNFGQYAGNLKRALRNMISQQQPDTGYFGGSMYVQGFAMLALAEAYGAVDDSNLWSGSPNARQPMIGQSLELAVRAAVTSQKKNPLGAWRYSPDARDADTSAAGAVLMGLLAARNAGIEVPDESIDKAIAYYVKMTAPSGQVAYSGGLGGFDESLARISIGTLVYAVARRKDLPQYQATLKYLTDRIDGGGSSGHGGVEYQLYYQAQALFQGNVEAWEKWNKNLVRHLKGIQLPDGSFRGSYGLHISTTLSLLSLAVNYRFLPIYER, from the coding sequence ATGCCGCAACTGTATTCGAAACGGGCCTTCCTCCAGACATCCCTGACGCTGCTTGCTCCCGTTGCCGCCAGCCTCTGGCGAGGACAATGCTCTTACGCCCAGCCGGGTGAATTCGGCACAGGCGATGCCATCCCGCGCGATGTCCGCGAAATGTATGACCGGGGCCTGCAATTCCTGGTGAAGTCGCAGCAGGAGAACGGCAGTTGGATCGACCAGCAGGGGGGAGCCGCCGGAACCGGGATGGCCATTATGTGTTTTCTGGCATCGGGCGAAGATCCGAACTTCGGACAATATGCCGGGAATCTGAAACGGGCGCTGCGGAATATGATCTCCCAGCAGCAACCGGACACCGGCTACTTTGGCGGCAGCATGTATGTTCAGGGGTTTGCCATGCTGGCCCTGGCCGAGGCGTATGGCGCCGTCGATGACAGCAATCTCTGGAGCGGCAGTCCCAATGCCCGACAACCGATGATCGGCCAGTCCCTCGAGCTGGCGGTGCGCGCCGCGGTCACTTCGCAAAAGAAAAACCCTCTGGGTGCCTGGCGATATTCGCCGGATGCGCGCGATGCCGATACCTCGGCCGCGGGTGCGGTGCTGATGGGGCTGCTCGCCGCACGTAACGCCGGCATCGAAGTCCCCGACGAGTCGATCGACAAAGCCATCGCCTACTATGTGAAGATGACGGCCCCCTCCGGACAGGTGGCTTATTCAGGCGGGCTCGGCGGCTTCGATGAATCGCTCGCCCGTATTTCCATCGGCACGCTCGTCTATGCCGTGGCGCGGCGCAAGGATCTGCCGCAGTATCAGGCGACGCTCAAGTACCTGACCGACCGGATCGACGGCGGCGGCTCATCGGGGCACGGCGGTGTCGAATATCAGCTGTACTATCAGGCTCAGGCGCTCTTTCAGGGGAACGTCGAGGCTTGGGAGAAATGGAACAAAAACCTTGTCCGGCATCTGAAGGGAATCCAACTGCCGGACGGCAGCTTCCGTGGCTCGTACGGTCTGCACATCTCCACGACGCTGTCGTTACTGTCACTGGCGGTCAATTACCGCTTTCTCCCCATTTATGAGCGATGA
- a CDS encoding BatA domain-containing protein, whose translation MNFLQPVMLFALPLIALPIIIHLVNQRRFRTIRWSAMMFLLAANRMSRGYARLRQWIILAARTLAIAGLLFAVSRPLTSGWLSLAAGGRPDTTYILVDRSPSMLQQGRSGGVSKLVAACRRLAESLRLIGSQHWLLIDSAGTEPVELESPELLTKSLQVSGISSTSDLPNMLQQVLEDIRKNRPGRSEVWICSDVRQADWDAESGRWQALRDQFFQLPQPVRFHLLAYADAAPTNRSVRVTGVRRIETTAGAELLVSLCVRQQSPAESPVIIPVQLEIDGARSEIPVELTGSEVEIKDHAVPLDHHQLKGWGQVSIPADANAADNQFFFVYDRPVPRKTLVVSEDRDAAQDLELASSILPDEELAGAVEWLAPDQLKSAEWESVCLVLWQAPLPEEEDAKALQEFLDRGGVTIFFPPAAPTNAEFAGLSWGEWIELQDHAAVSTWVDDQDLLANTRSGSSLPVGQLGITRYCTVRGDQTPLATLTDGSPLLARALTDKRNVYFMTTTSSAGDSTLATEGVVLYVMVQRALSAGAATLGAVRQYFAGHFSPEQMAQWQRLAGATDALTVNFAFQAGVYSQADQLIAINRSDIEDQPTVVPDTRVASLFEGLEFDRVDDSAEAGSPLLSEIWRVFLACMMFALIVESCLCVPRVIARSAPDEQLRQSLAAMRGASA comes from the coding sequence ATGAATTTTCTTCAGCCTGTCATGCTGTTTGCGCTCCCGCTGATCGCGCTGCCGATCATCATTCATCTCGTCAACCAGCGACGCTTTCGAACGATCCGCTGGAGCGCGATGATGTTCCTGCTCGCGGCCAACCGCATGTCGCGCGGTTATGCCCGACTACGGCAATGGATCATTCTGGCGGCCCGCACTCTGGCGATTGCAGGCCTGCTGTTTGCCGTCAGCCGTCCTCTCACCAGCGGTTGGCTTTCTCTGGCCGCAGGGGGGCGTCCCGATACGACCTATATTCTGGTCGATCGTTCCCCGAGCATGCTGCAGCAGGGACGCAGCGGAGGAGTTTCCAAGCTCGTTGCCGCCTGCAGACGACTGGCGGAATCGCTCCGTCTGATCGGCTCTCAGCATTGGTTGCTGATCGACAGCGCTGGAACTGAACCGGTCGAGTTGGAATCCCCCGAGTTACTCACAAAATCCCTGCAGGTCAGCGGGATCAGTTCCACCTCCGATTTGCCAAACATGTTGCAGCAGGTGCTGGAAGACATTCGCAAGAACCGGCCTGGCCGCAGCGAAGTTTGGATCTGTTCGGATGTGCGTCAAGCAGACTGGGACGCCGAAAGCGGTCGCTGGCAGGCGCTGCGAGATCAATTCTTCCAGCTTCCACAGCCCGTCCGCTTTCATTTACTCGCCTATGCAGATGCGGCTCCGACGAATCGGTCCGTCAGGGTGACAGGCGTTCGACGGATCGAAACAACCGCCGGCGCCGAACTGCTGGTCTCACTGTGCGTGCGACAGCAGTCTCCGGCCGAATCTCCCGTGATCATTCCCGTGCAGTTAGAAATTGACGGCGCGCGATCCGAGATTCCGGTCGAATTGACAGGCAGCGAAGTGGAGATCAAGGACCACGCGGTTCCTCTCGATCATCACCAGCTCAAAGGTTGGGGCCAGGTTTCGATTCCCGCCGATGCCAACGCCGCGGACAATCAATTCTTTTTCGTTTACGACCGGCCGGTGCCGCGAAAGACTCTGGTCGTCTCGGAAGACCGTGATGCCGCGCAGGATCTTGAGCTGGCTTCCTCGATCCTGCCAGATGAAGAACTCGCAGGCGCCGTTGAATGGCTCGCTCCGGACCAGTTGAAGTCGGCGGAATGGGAGTCTGTGTGCCTGGTGCTCTGGCAAGCCCCGCTGCCTGAAGAGGAAGACGCTAAAGCCTTGCAGGAGTTTCTCGACCGTGGGGGAGTGACCATCTTTTTTCCTCCTGCTGCGCCGACCAATGCGGAGTTTGCCGGACTGAGTTGGGGAGAGTGGATCGAACTGCAGGACCACGCCGCAGTTTCGACCTGGGTTGATGACCAGGATCTGCTCGCCAACACCCGTAGCGGGAGCTCGTTACCCGTCGGCCAACTCGGCATCACCAGATACTGCACGGTGCGCGGCGATCAGACTCCGCTGGCGACGCTGACAGACGGATCTCCATTGCTTGCGCGCGCGCTCACGGACAAACGCAACGTGTATTTTATGACAACGACCAGCTCCGCCGGCGATTCGACGCTGGCGACCGAAGGGGTCGTGCTGTATGTGATGGTGCAGCGCGCGCTGTCTGCCGGAGCGGCAACACTGGGCGCGGTGCGGCAATACTTCGCAGGTCACTTCTCGCCTGAGCAAATGGCCCAGTGGCAGCGCCTGGCGGGCGCGACCGATGCACTGACGGTGAACTTCGCATTCCAGGCTGGAGTGTATTCGCAGGCAGATCAGTTGATCGCGATCAACCGCAGCGACATCGAAGACCAGCCGACCGTGGTTCCCGACACGCGCGTCGCCAGTCTGTTTGAGGGGCTTGAGTTTGATCGAGTCGACGATTCTGCGGAAGCGGGCAGTCCGTTGCTGTCAGAAATCTGGCGGGTCTTTCTGGCCTGCATGATGTTCGCGCTGATCGTCGAATCCTGTCTCTGCGTGCCGCGAGTGATCGCGCGCTCAGCGCCTGATGAGCAATTGCGTCAGAGTCTGGCAGCCATGCGGGGGGCTTCCGCATGA
- a CDS encoding VWA domain-containing protein, with translation MTAQQSLTFVTDPGSVLLSIGIVATAIGVSVYAWRRSGYQFTFGLQELLRVAIIASAAILFNQPEWVEEYRPDERPAVAVIWDQSASMETLDVLNPGSQSTQTPGEVHSATGSGRAISRAASIESVTRPEAWSKLNEKLNVIVQPLATPVGGEGTDLFTSLSEAPNRVKNLLGVVLISDGDWNAGKPPVEAAAQLRMKGIPVFTIAAGSPSKLPDIDLVNVDLPTFGIAGKVLRIPFTIESSLPREFLTTVTLKTSDDETLTKDVRIGAMGRTSDSIAWKPANTGDYRLTLEVPRHADESIVENNTRTAPIAIRQEKLRVLIVESTPRWEYRYLRNALSRDPGVEVACLLFHPHLEHAGGGSKDYIKAFPAGIEELSKFDVVFLGDVGMEPGQLTAEQCRLLKGLVEHQASGLVFIPGGQGRQTTLLETELGELCPAILDPAQPRGWGSRTPAPFELTEKGRTSLLTKLADTQEENARVWEDLPGFQWHAAVTRAKPGSEVLAVHADATNEYGRLPLLITRTFGAGKVLFMGTDGAWRWRKGVEDKYHYRFWGQVVRWMAYQRNMTKHETMRLYYTPDQPKIRQTMMLHAHVMERSGEPLSKGEVLAVITAPSGKKETVRLQAEGEEWGVFQGRYVPEEHGQFQLEVVSKQTSATLETQFYVQGEALEQRGKPARPQVLEEISRVTHGQSTTARDVDQIINSLAALPLPPPAVRRVQLWSHPLAAGLLILLLGAFWVWRKTTGLI, from the coding sequence ATGACGGCGCAGCAGAGTTTGACCTTTGTCACCGACCCCGGGAGCGTGCTGCTTTCGATCGGGATCGTGGCGACCGCCATCGGCGTCAGCGTGTATGCCTGGCGGCGGAGCGGTTATCAGTTCACCTTCGGGCTTCAGGAACTGCTGCGCGTGGCGATTATCGCCAGCGCGGCGATCCTCTTTAACCAGCCGGAATGGGTGGAAGAATATCGCCCTGATGAGCGCCCAGCTGTCGCCGTCATCTGGGATCAATCGGCCAGCATGGAAACGCTGGATGTCTTGAATCCCGGGTCACAATCAACACAGACGCCTGGGGAAGTCCATTCTGCGACAGGCTCAGGCCGAGCCATCTCCCGCGCGGCATCCATCGAATCAGTCACTCGACCGGAGGCGTGGAGCAAGCTGAACGAAAAGCTGAATGTCATCGTGCAGCCGCTGGCGACGCCCGTGGGCGGTGAGGGGACCGACCTGTTCACTTCGTTATCGGAGGCGCCCAACCGCGTCAAAAATCTGCTCGGGGTGGTCCTCATTTCAGATGGGGACTGGAATGCCGGCAAGCCGCCGGTGGAGGCGGCCGCACAATTGCGAATGAAGGGAATTCCGGTCTTCACAATCGCCGCCGGCAGTCCTTCAAAGCTGCCTGACATCGATCTAGTGAACGTCGACCTGCCGACATTTGGAATCGCGGGCAAGGTGCTGCGGATTCCATTCACCATCGAAAGTTCATTGCCGAGAGAATTTCTGACGACGGTGACGCTCAAGACTTCCGATGACGAGACGCTGACCAAAGATGTGCGGATCGGCGCGATGGGCCGGACCAGTGATTCGATCGCCTGGAAGCCGGCCAATACCGGAGATTATCGGCTGACGCTGGAAGTCCCGCGGCACGCGGACGAATCCATCGTCGAGAACAATACCCGCACCGCACCGATTGCCATCCGTCAGGAGAAGTTGCGGGTTCTGATTGTCGAGTCGACGCCGCGGTGGGAGTACCGGTACCTGCGAAACGCGTTGTCGCGCGATCCCGGCGTCGAGGTTGCCTGTCTGCTCTTTCATCCTCATCTGGAACATGCAGGCGGGGGTTCAAAGGATTACATCAAAGCGTTCCCGGCCGGCATTGAAGAACTCTCTAAATTCGACGTGGTGTTCCTCGGGGACGTCGGAATGGAACCCGGACAGTTAACAGCAGAACAATGCCGGCTGCTGAAGGGGCTGGTGGAACATCAGGCGAGCGGACTCGTGTTCATCCCGGGCGGGCAGGGGAGACAAACGACGCTGCTGGAAACGGAACTGGGAGAGTTGTGCCCGGCGATCTTGGATCCCGCGCAGCCGAGGGGCTGGGGTTCCCGGACGCCTGCCCCGTTTGAACTCACGGAGAAGGGACGCACGAGCCTGCTGACGAAGCTGGCCGATACACAGGAAGAGAACGCCCGCGTGTGGGAAGACCTGCCGGGATTTCAGTGGCATGCGGCGGTGACGCGCGCTAAACCAGGCAGCGAAGTCCTTGCAGTACATGCAGACGCTACCAATGAATACGGACGGCTGCCGCTGCTGATTACCCGCACGTTCGGCGCGGGGAAAGTCTTGTTCATGGGGACCGACGGCGCGTGGCGGTGGCGAAAAGGAGTCGAGGATAAATATCACTACCGGTTCTGGGGACAAGTCGTGCGCTGGATGGCTTATCAGCGGAACATGACGAAGCATGAAACGATGCGGCTCTATTACACACCAGACCAGCCGAAAATCCGACAGACCATGATGCTGCACGCGCATGTCATGGAGCGCAGCGGAGAACCGCTCTCGAAAGGGGAAGTCCTGGCCGTCATCACTGCACCGTCTGGAAAGAAGGAAACGGTTCGACTTCAGGCGGAAGGGGAGGAATGGGGAGTTTTTCAAGGGCGATATGTCCCTGAAGAGCATGGACAATTCCAGCTTGAAGTGGTCTCAAAACAGACCTCTGCCACCCTGGAGACGCAGTTTTATGTTCAGGGAGAAGCGCTGGAGCAGCGTGGTAAGCCAGCCCGTCCGCAAGTGTTAGAAGAAATCAGCCGCGTGACGCATGGTCAATCGACGACGGCCAGGGATGTCGATCAGATTATCAATTCCCTCGCGGCACTCCCGCTTCCGCCACCAGCGGTGCGGCGGGTCCAGTTATGGAGTCATCCCCTGGCGGCAGGTCTACTGATTTTACTGCTCGGAGCGTTTTGGGTCTGGAGAAAGACAACCGGACTGATTTAA